TATGGGAGCTTCGCTTCTACCGCGTGAGATGAAGCGTCTTGCGGAAGCGGTAGATCATCCAGCATTCGGATTTCTTGTCCATCTTAGCCGATGGAAGGTGGATCAAGAGGAGGGGGACAGATTGGTTGCACCTTGGGCCTATCATACTCATGTTGACGCTAATACGGTAGTTGCAGACCACGCGATCGATACCATTCGTCATTTTAACGAGGCTGGATACAAAGGCTATTGGGGAATTGAGCATGATGCACCAAACAATCAATATATTGAGACGGAGAGATTAATCGGAATGGTGAAAAAATTGCTGTTGGATGCAGCTGCTGAGCGGAGGAATGAAGCCTAATGGAAACAATCAAAATTGGTATTATCGGGATTGGACAAATCGGTAAGATGCATATTCAGCAATACCAGAGTATTACTGGTGTGGAAATAGTCGCAGTTTGTGACTTGAACGAGGCCGAGGCACGACTGGTTGCTGAGCAATATAAAATTCCTCATGTGTATACCGATTTTAGAAGCTTATTAGAAAGAGATGATCTAGTCGCGGTAGACGTTTGCTTGCATAATAACTTTCATGCTCCAGTAACCATTGCGGCGCTACAAGCTGGTAAGAACGTCTATTGTGAGAAGCCGATTGCAGGTACATACTTTGATGGGCAACAAATGGTTGCTACAGCAGAAGCTAGTGGGAAGCATCTTCACATTCAGTTAGATACCCTATTCCAAAAAGAAACGAAAGCTGCGAAGGCCCTCATCGATGGTGGGATGCTAGGTAAGCTTTACCACGCTAGATCGACCGGATTCCGCCGAAGAAACCGTCCTTTCGTAGATGGTTATGGGACGCCATATTTTACTCGGAAGGAAACGGCTGGAGGAGGAGCTCTGCTCGATATGGGCGTCTATCATATTTCGCAGCTGCTCTATCTATTAGGAAATCCTACTATTGAACGCATTTCGGGTAAGTTATATCAGGAATTGGATATGTTGCAGGAAAGAAGAGAACAGAGTAGATTTGACGTGGAGGAACTGGCATCGGGACTCATTCGTCTCGCAGACGGGATGACGCTTGATATCATCGAAGCATGGGCCGTTCATCTAGGCGGCTTTGAAGGTAGCAGCATTGCAGGGTCGAAAGGTGGCATTCGGCTACCTAATGGTCTTGAAGGTGCAGAGTCACAGCCGTTCAGCTTCCACAGCACCATATGCGACATGGATATGGACAGCACGCTCAATCTCGATTTGATGGATACTCGCTGGCATCGAATTAGAGACAACGAAGACGCATATGACTCCTCGCAGCAGCATTGGATTGCAGCATTGCAAGGGCGAGTCTCACTGCTTCCGACTTCTCAAATCGCGCTTAGCACGATGTTGATCAGCGAAGGCATGTATTTGTCCGACGAGCTGGGACGTGAAGTGGCGGCTGAGGAAGTCATTGCCCATTCTCATACCACCGCGGTTTCACTGTAAGCAACGGAGGTTAATCAAAATGGACAGCAGGATGTTTTCATATATTAAAGCGTTTAATTTCTTCCTATATGGAGCTATCGCGATTTACAGTACTTTTTTTGCGCTTTACCTTCAATCCATCGGCATGTCTACATTAGAAATCGGGGCGTTGATGGCTGGCGGACCCATTGTTTCCATTATTGCTAATCCGCTTTGGGGCTACTTAAGCGATCGTCTCGGTAATATTAAGCGTATTCTTATTATCATGTTAATCGGTAATTTACTCATGATGCAGCTTGTATTTCTGGTACAGTCCTATACCCTTATTTACACGTGCATGCTTGTGTTTTTCTTTTTTCAGATGCCTTTATTCTCACAGTCCAACAGCTTGATCCTGAATAGTATCGAAGGGACCCGTCATAAATTCGGTGCTTTTCGACTATGGGGATCAATGGGCTATGCTGTACTTGCAGTAGTAGCGGGCCCAGTCATCGGTCAAATCGGTATTCAACAGCTATGGATTGTATATAGCGTAATGATGCTGATTGCGATCGGTCTTGCTTTTACGCTTCCACGCGGTGCTATGGGGACTGCATCAGGATCTGGGGGGGGCAATTATCGTTCGATGTTTAGGAATCGAACGTTTCTGTTATTTTTGCTAATTACTTTAGTGGTATCTATCCCCAATTCAATGAATTCGACGTTTGTTGGATTGTATATAGCTGAGCTGGGAGGCAATACGAGATTGATCGGTTGGTCGGCATTTTTAGCGTCGATTTTTGAAATTCCGGTATTTCTATTACTTGACCGATATTTGAAAAAAAATGTTCGTACGATGGTGTTGTGCCTTACAGTCGTAAGTCTGCTATACGCACTTCGGTGGCTACTTATGTCTGGTGCAGACAATGCGACACAAATTATATTCATTCAAACGATCCATTGTTTGACGTTTGGAGCCTTTTATTATATTGGTACACAGCTAACGGCGCTAATCATACCCATTGAATTTAGAGCCTCAGGCCAAGCGGTATATGCGCTAACGTGGGGCGGATTATCGGGTATAGCAGCTGGCTTCATCGGCGGATGGATGTTTGAGCATACAGGCCCCCAGTCGATGTATGTACTGGGCGGGGGAATGGCAACCGTGGGAGTCATTGGCTTTGCACTGTTGTATTTGTACTTGCGTGTACCCACGGTAAGAACAACGATGGAGAATTGAAGTATGAAGCTACCCTTTGTGAACGAGTCTGTGAACGAAAAGAGAAGAAGAAAAGAGAGGGAGATTGTTCTCCCTCTCTTTTTGTAACCATTGATAACGTTAAACTTCTAGTTGGTCACCCTTGACATAATCCGTATCCAAGTGATACCTCCTGAATGGATGTAATCTGTAGTGAATTACTTTTCGTAATAAAGAGTTAGTATATTTACTAAAATCTACTTCGTATGTCTGATCACGTAATGCTTGAAGCCGGCCATATTGTCGCTAACTGAGCCATCCCCATTTATGAGATTTTCAAGACGTAGAAGAGTAAAACCACTATAGTTCCATTGCATAATTTTTTCTTCTACTTTCTGGAAGTTATTTGTAGGCAGAGCATTTTCGCCGTTCAGGTGAACGCCTTTGCTATGAGCAATAGAAGATACGGTATCCACCAGCGTAGAAGGTTTTGAATAAGCAGGTGCGCTTCCGTCATCATACATTTCCAAAGCAGTAAATGTCAGATCCAGATTGTTGTCTTTGAATTTCTGAATAAGAGAGTTGTAATCGTAGTAGCCCGCTGCATTTTCTGCACTGTGTGGAGCTGTTGGATTATTGTACTGCCAGTGAAGACCAGAGATCTTCGCTCCGATAGGGACGCCGAAAGCACAATCGAATTTGTTGTGAGCTATTGAAGCAATCAAGTCAAGATGATTCTCAAGGACGCCTTGGTACCATCTAAGAAAGTCTTTACCGTAAGCCGTATTGTAACCGCCATTAGAATAGAACGCATCACCATCGCTTGGAGGGTTGATTTGGCTCACACTAGACAAGGAAAGACCCCAGGCTTGGTTTACGCCGCTCAATGAACCATACTTAGTAAGCATGGTTGTTCTAAATTTATTCTTTGCTGTGTCTGTATACACTTGAAATTTGCCACGGGAAGGATAACTCCAGCCTGCTGAATTGTAATAGGAAGGGTAGCGGAGTTCTCCAGAAGGACCGGCGCTCAGATAGATTTTGGGGATAATAGCTTTGTAACCAGTAAAGTTAGAGGCAAAAGAGGCATATAATTCATTGTATTGCTGCCCAATGCCGCGCCAGAATGGCGAAAGTGCTTCATTATTCAGATAACCGGTTTCGCTCTTGTATTTCATTTCGTCGGCGGTGCCTTTGCTCCACAACCAAGAAGGGATGGGAATATTACAATCATCCCCTGGATTTCCGCCGCAGGTATGCGTTGAAAGAATTGGAATCCATTTCAATCCAGATCTACTGACCGTGTCTGCATAGGTTTGGTAGTAACTCCAATCGAATTGATTGTCTCCTACAGCTTCTACATCGCCCCACCATACATCGGTCGTAATCCCATAGACACCGTTATCTTTCAATGTCTTCAGTTGTTTCTCAAACGCGTTCCAATCCGTGATTTTGGTCAAAGGTGCCATTACAGATACCTTGAAATCGTTAGCTACATCTGCATTGGCTGTGTCTGAACCACTAAATAAGCTCGTGATGTTGGTGAAGAGTAAGAACAGCCCCAAAGCAAGAATACATACTTTCCTCGACAATGTTTTACTTAAATTCAAAGCTATCATCCTCCTTTTTAATGAAATCAATTCCCATACTACTTTAGAAAGACTGTTTATTTAGCTAAAGGAAGCAAACTTCTGTGGGCCGATGTATGAGGTGAAACTGTAGGTTTAAGCCAATCACTATGAATTATAAGTTATTTTACATAATTTAACAATAATTATCATGATGAATTTATTAACAAATATTTCGGCGAGCGTAGCGATCTCTATACACTGGGTATGGTTTTCTACGAACAAACAAATTTAGGTCATTTGGAACTGTATATCAAAATATTAGCATGAAGTATAGTTGCATAGGTCTTCAGATTTTGTTATTATACAGAACGAACGTTCAGTATGTAATGATCGGAGTGAAGCGAGTGAATAAAAAGAAACTACAAAGTGAACAGACCAAAAAGAAAGTAGCTGATGCGTCGAGGGCACTTTTTGTTCAAAAAGGATACAAGGCGACTTCCATTGAAGATATTGTAACGGCGACAGGAAGTAGTAAAGGGAATATTTATTATCATTTTAAAAGTAAAGAAGGGTTATTTCTCTATTTGATTGGTGAATGGGAACGGGAATGGGAGCAGAAGTGGCAAGAAAAAGAGTCACTCTATAAAACATCCACAGAAAAACTGTATGGGTTTGCTGAGCAAATGATTCTTGACGATCTGAATCATCCGTTGACCAAAGCGGCTGATGAATTTTTTCGAAATGAAGAGAAGGAAAATGATATCGAAGAACGTATTTCTGAAATGGTCGCGGGACATCTTAGATTTAATCAGCAGCTGATTCAACAAGGGATTGAAAATGGTGAATTCAAACATAATAATGTGGAGAACCTCGCTATTATTCTTGAAAGTTTAATTATTGGCCTCAGTCAGATGTCCCGGAAATCGAACCAAGAGGATGTACTTGTATTGTACAACCAAGCGATAAAAGTATTCTTGCATGGGATTACAGATAACTGATCTGTACGGTTCG
The nucleotide sequence above comes from Paenibacillus sp. IHBB 10380. Encoded proteins:
- a CDS encoding TetR/AcrR family transcriptional regulator encodes the protein MNKKKLQSEQTKKKVADASRALFVQKGYKATSIEDIVTATGSSKGNIYYHFKSKEGLFLYLIGEWEREWEQKWQEKESLYKTSTEKLYGFAEQMILDDLNHPLTKAADEFFRNEEKENDIEERISEMVAGHLRFNQQLIQQGIENGEFKHNNVENLAIILESLIIGLSQMSRKSNQEDVLVLYNQAIKVFLHGITDN
- a CDS encoding MFS transporter; the encoded protein is MDSRMFSYIKAFNFFLYGAIAIYSTFFALYLQSIGMSTLEIGALMAGGPIVSIIANPLWGYLSDRLGNIKRILIIMLIGNLLMMQLVFLVQSYTLIYTCMLVFFFFQMPLFSQSNSLILNSIEGTRHKFGAFRLWGSMGYAVLAVVAGPVIGQIGIQQLWIVYSVMMLIAIGLAFTLPRGAMGTASGSGGGNYRSMFRNRTFLLFLLITLVVSIPNSMNSTFVGLYIAELGGNTRLIGWSAFLASIFEIPVFLLLDRYLKKNVRTMVLCLTVVSLLYALRWLLMSGADNATQIIFIQTIHCLTFGAFYYIGTQLTALIIPIEFRASGQAVYALTWGGLSGIAAGFIGGWMFEHTGPQSMYVLGGGMATVGVIGFALLYLYLRVPTVRTTMEN
- a CDS encoding Gfo/Idh/MocA family protein yields the protein METIKIGIIGIGQIGKMHIQQYQSITGVEIVAVCDLNEAEARLVAEQYKIPHVYTDFRSLLERDDLVAVDVCLHNNFHAPVTIAALQAGKNVYCEKPIAGTYFDGQQMVATAEASGKHLHIQLDTLFQKETKAAKALIDGGMLGKLYHARSTGFRRRNRPFVDGYGTPYFTRKETAGGGALLDMGVYHISQLLYLLGNPTIERISGKLYQELDMLQERREQSRFDVEELASGLIRLADGMTLDIIEAWAVHLGGFEGSSIAGSKGGIRLPNGLEGAESQPFSFHSTICDMDMDSTLNLDLMDTRWHRIRDNEDAYDSSQQHWIAALQGRVSLLPTSQIALSTMLISEGMYLSDELGREVAAEEVIAHSHTTAVSL